From a single Myxocyprinus asiaticus isolate MX2 ecotype Aquarium Trade chromosome 47, UBuf_Myxa_2, whole genome shotgun sequence genomic region:
- the LOC127436708 gene encoding tyrosine-protein phosphatase non-receptor type 12-like gives MNRPVGMEQVNILKRFIEAVKSEEQKGEDNFSSDFMRLRRLSTKYRTEKIYPTNVGEQEENVKKNRYKDILPFDHSRVKVTLKTSNQDSDYINANFIKGIDGPEAYIATQGPLPNTVLDFWRMIWQYKITVIVMACREFEMGRKKCERYFPLFGDEPMMFGPFTISCESEQPRTDYFIRTLTVEFDHESRRVTQFHYVNWPDHDVPSSFDSILDMIALMREYQEHHDVPICVHCSAGCGRTGAICAIDYTWNLLKAGRIPEDFNVFRLIQEMRTQRHSAVQTKEQYELVHRAIVQLFEKQLMILESPTNSEITDGMEEGSPEKPSQNSDKEIWDTPPPKPPRIRSHQVEGDVMEEILQPPEPHPVPPILTPSPPSAFPTVTNVRQDNDRYHPKPILHTLASNQNPDLNENYNKPGDDPPTLPTLTTEPPTPGDRLEKHPERKLSIEIMKVPRQEGPRSFEGNGALQRSHAFKCSNTNTSSSSASEESDDPPRPDHLSLRGVKGHAAWTATCPDRVSSPAECTVSPAPSSIRTALSFTNPLHSDFTDTQGGDSISMGTSTISTVQQNDQPLRRVTPLSIAGQNLTTETSHVTDVKVSTDDVAEEPSSQATADTQISASPPKSDSEQKNGKSPDSLSVATPPDALMDKRTENEGSAQIGFGSRCSHPKGPRDPPSEWT, from the exons ATGAATCGTCCCGTCGGGATGGAGCAGGTGAATATTCTCAAGAGATTCATTGAAGCCGTGAAAAGCGAAGAACAGAAGGGAGAAGATAACTTCAGCTCGGACTTTATG CGATTACGCCGATTATCAACCAAATACAGAACAGAGAAAATCTACCCGACTAATGTTGGAGAGCAGGAAGAGAATGTGAAGAAAAACAGATATAAAGACATTTTACCAT TTGATCACAGTCGTGTGAAGGTGACATTAAAAACATCCAACCAAGACAGCGATTACATCAATGCCAACTTCATCAAG GGTATAGATGGTCCAGAGGCTTATATCGCCACACAGGGGCCGCTGCCGAACACAGTTTTGGATTTCTGGAGGATGATCTGGCAGTACAAGATCACG GTCATTGTGATGGCGTGTCGGGAGTTTGAAATGGGTCGG AAAAAGTGTGAGCGCTATTTTCCTCTGTTTGGAGATGAGCCCATGATGTTTGGACCCTTCACCATCTCTTGT GAGTCAGAACAACCACGGACGGATTATTTCATCCGCACGCTCACAGTGGAGTTTGAtcat GAATCACGACGAGTGACACAGTTTCATTATGTGAACTGGCCGGATCATGATGTGCCGTCATCGTTTGATTCTATACTGGACATGATCGCTCTGATGCGGGAATATCAGGAACACCACGACGTTCCCATATGTGTCCACTGCAG TGCGGGCTGCGGCCGAACAGGAGCGATCTGCGCTATAGACTACACGTGGAACTTACTGAAAGCTGgg agAATTCCAGAAGATTTTAACGTTTTCCGGTTGATTCAGGAGATGAGAACACAACGTCATTCTGCAGTTCAGACCAAA gaGCAGTATGAGTTGGTTCATCGAGCGATTGTGCAGCTCTTTGAGAAACAACTGATGATTTTAGAGAGTCCAACAAACTCTGAGATCACAGACGGGAtg gAAGAGGGTAGCCCGGAAAAACCCAGCCAGAACTCTGACAAGGAAATTTGGGATACCCCCCCTCCAAAACCGCCCCGTATCCGCAG TCATCAGGTCGAGGGTGACGTGATGGAGGAGATTTTACAGCCACCCGAGCCACACCCCGTTCCCCCGATCCTCACCCCCTCACCACCCTCAGCATTTCCAACGGTTACGAACGTGCGTCAAGACAATGACCGGTACCACCCCAAACCTATCCTACACACGCTGGCGTCCAATCAGAACCCAGACCTCAACGAGAACTACAACAAACCTGGAGACGATCCCCCTACCCTGCCCACCCTGACGACCGAGCCGCCCACCCCCGGCGACAGGCTCGAAAAGCATCCGGAGCGTAAGCTGAGCATTGAGATCATGAAGGTGCCGCGTCAGGAGGGACCACGCAGCTTCGAGGGCAATGGTGCGTTGCAGCGCTCGCACGCGTTCAAATGTTCCAACACCAACACCAGCAGCAGCTCTGCGTCAGAGGAATCGGACGACCCACCGCGACCCGATCACCTGTCGCTGCGGGGGGTGAAGGGTCACGCCGCCTGGACCGCAACCTGTCCTGACAGAGTGAGCTCGCCAGCTGAGTGCACCGTTAGCCCTGCCCCCTCCTCCATCAGAACTGCGCTGAGCTTCACAAACCCGCTGCATTCAGACTTCACTGACACGCAGGGAGGTGACAGTATCTCCATGGGGACCAGCACCATTTCCACGGTGCAGCAGAACGATCAGCCCCTACGCAGGGTCACACCATTGTCCATCGCCGGGCAAAACCTGACGACAGAAACATCAC ATGTGACCGATGTGAAGGTGTCTACAGATGATGTTGCAGAAGAACCTTCTTCACAG GCAACTGCAGATACACAAATCTCTGCTAGTCCTCCAAAGAGCG aTTCAGAGCAGAAGAACGGAAAGAGTCCAGATTCACTGTCAGTAGCCACACCCCCTGACGCTCTGATGGATAAGAGAACAGAGAATGAAGGCTCCGCCCAGATCG GATTCGGCAGCCGCTGTTCACATCCCAAAGGCCCCCGAGACCCCCCGTCCGAGTGGACGTGA